Proteins encoded by one window of Pseudorca crassidens isolate mPseCra1 chromosome 3, mPseCra1.hap1, whole genome shotgun sequence:
- the LRRC14B gene encoding leucine-rich repeat-containing protein 14B, with the protein MMQSLRFISAEALASHPQAARQSLDGVAHNLYPLLFKASYLLEQAEVIRVLLERWPLEEFRLGALLGPSADHPGDLRDRACRACLEACVRGLADHALWGGGRRRLRVADLTGIRDVQVQGCPCGRALGRWGRTKLLARTCCELQAEPRAARRPVEVLADIFVTGGNFDLVVRALGPDGPAPLRVRCLSFRADSLGPGQLLHVLRLAGPGELRRLEVVHNVRLHAGHVQQLLAQLGFPRLVSLTLPAKAFDAPPTSTPAPDAEDALLTSIARELSRMTQLTELSVAFSTLTGKLQKLLGPLRTPLRVLDLGNCALNHADMAFLANCTHAAHLEVLDLSGHCLVDLFPSTFFRLLGQAAPTLRALTLEECGLADRHVGALSLALGPCRRLQELRFLGNPMSARALRRLFVALCGLPRLQSVEFPVPRDCYPEGSAYPQDELAMSKFDQQKYSAIADDLRALLLRAGRDDIRVSTPLFGSFDPDIQETSNELGTLLLQAFKTALENFSRALKQME; encoded by the exons ATGATGCAGTCACTACGCTTCATTTCTGCTGAGGCCTTGGCGTCCCACCCCCAGGCGGCCCGGCAGAGCCTGGACGGGGTGGCCCACAACCTCTACCCGCTGCTCTTCAAAGCCAGCTACTTGCTGGAGCAGGCGGAGGTGATCCGCGTTCTGCTGGAGCGCTGGCCGCTAGAGGAGTTCCGGCTGGGTGCTCTGCTGGGCCCCAGCGCAGACCACCCCGGGGACCTGCGGGACCGGGCCTGCAGGGCCTGCCTGGAGGCCTGCGTGCGCGGCCTCGCGGACCACGCGCTCTGGGGCGGGGGCCGGCGGCGTCTGCGGGTGGCCGACCTCACGGGCATCCGAGACGTGCAGGTGCAGGGCTGTCCCTGTGGGAGGGCGCTGGGCAGGTGGGGCCGCACCAAGCTGCTGGCCAGGACCTGCTGTGAGCTGCAGGCGGAGCCCCGTGCGGCCCGGCGCCCCGTAGAGGTCCTCGCCGATATCTTCGTCACCGGGGGTAACTTCGACTTGGTGGTGCGGGCCCTGGGGCCAGATGGTCCTGCCCCACTGCGCGTGCGCTGCCTCTCCTTCCGGGCCGACAGCCTGGGCCCCGGGCAGCTGCTGCACGTGCTGCGTCTGGCGGGGCCGGGCGAGCTGCGCCGGCTGGAGGTGGTGCACAACGTGCGTCTGCACGCCGGCCACGTGCAGCAGCTGCTGGCCCAGCTGGGCTTCCCCCGGCTGGTGTCGCTCACCCTGCCCGCCAAGGCCTTCGACGCGCCGCCTACCAGCACCCCCGCCCCTGACGCCGAGGACGCCCTGCTCACCTCCATCGCCCGGGAGCTCAGCCGGATGACGCAGCTCACCGAGTTGAGCGTGGCCTTCTCCACGCTGACCGGGAAGCTCCAGAAACTGCTCGG CCCCCTCCGGACTCCGCTGAGAGTGCTGGACCTGGGCAACTGCGCCCTGAACCACGCGGACATGGCCTTCTTGGCGAACTGCACCCACGCCGCCCACCTGGAGGTGCTGGACCTCAGCGGGCACTGCCTGGTGGACCTGTTCCCCTCGACCTTCTTCCGGCTGCTGGGCCAGGCCGCCCCGACGCTGAGGGCCCTGACCCTGGAGGAGTGCGGCCTCGCGGACCGGCACGTGGGCGCGCTGAGCCTGGCCCTGGGCCCCTGCCGCCGGCTGCAGGAGCTCCGCTTCCTGGGGAACCCAATGTCGGCCCGCGCGCTCCGGCGCCTTTTCGTGGCGCTCTGTGGGCTCCCCCGGCTGCAGAGCGTGGAGTTCCCGGTGCCCAGGGACTGCTACCCCGAGGGCAGCGCCTACCCACAGGACGAGCTGGCCATGTCCAAATTCGACCAGCAGAAATACAGCGCGATCGCAGATGACCTGCGCGCGCTGCTGCTGCGGGCCGGCCGCGACGACATCCGGGTCTCCACGCCCCTCTTCGGAAGCTTCGACCCGGACATTCAAGAAACGAGCAATGAACTCGGAACGCTCTTGCTGCAAGCCTTCAAAACTGCTCTGGAAAACTTCTCCAGAGCGCTGAAGCAAATGGAGTAG